DNA sequence from the Harpia harpyja isolate bHarHar1 chromosome 2, bHarHar1 primary haplotype, whole genome shotgun sequence genome:
tccccAGCACCACAGCAGTAAGTCAGAGacggtagaagaaaaaaaaaaaaaaaccacaaaccaaaaaatgaCACACCATGCCAACCCCCAGCCTCTCAACGTATGCAGGGTTTAAGGCAATGTTTTCCCCATTGGGTGAGAAGTTCAGTCTGGAGTTACTCCCTCGGAGGTGAACACGCCAACAGCGCAGCCCATGGCAGCCACCAGCCTGGCCTGCCCGGGGCAGCTTCTGGCGAAGCGAGCTGACTGGGGTAGAACACCAGCTTTGCAGAGCAAAAAGGAAGTCGCCTGCTCCCGGGAGACTTCACGTTTATTCCAACACTTGCTAACGTCGTGCTTCGAGCTGAGCTTCCAGAGGCTCCACGTCTCTCCCCATGCGGTACTTCGCCTCATCAACATCTGAGACTTTTTATATCTGCAAAGCCTGCAGGAAAAGATGACTCAGAAAgcaaatgggagagaaaaaaaaggacaaattttaTATATTGGTCCACATGGTGCAATCATGCCATTTTTAGCGTAGCTGACAAAGAGTTCGCATGCATCATGCTGATGTCCTAGGGTGGTTCATTTCATACAGCCGTGTTATCTTCATACGTCCTGGCTCCCTGGATGCCACCCACCGCCAGGCTCGTACCAGCCCTGCTCTCGGCCTGCTCCCTGATTAAAATTGCCCGAGAGCCTGCTCGTCCCTCACCGAAGGCCACTCATCCTGCTGACACACAACACTCCTCCCTGCTCGCTTCCAGCAGCCATAACCTTCCCACGGTCCCCAAACGCAGAACCCCTTCCCCAGCACGGCCCACTGCCCTCAGCACCCAAAAAAGAGAAGTAGGAAAGCCCCCCCGCCCTGGATTTTCCCAGAaagtttttcctctgtgcacAACAAGATTTAAAGGCAATATGAAGGGCTTTTATGTAAAATAAGTACAAAAATCTGTTTAAGAGTCCAGCAATTAGTGCTGTTGCTGTTGAAGCCAAGACGATAAATCCACTCTGAGGAAACAGGAGCAGCTCACAGGATAGTTGACGTCAGTCGGAACTGCAAAGCTGGAGCCCTTCTTCTCCTGCACCATCACAGCAATTTTCCCTCCTTCAAGTCACAATACCAAGCGTACTCTTGCTCCAGTTGATTCCGCAGGTGCAATACTCCCACCAGCACGGAAGACTAAGTGCCGCCAACaagcaggaaagaggaaaagcagcgTTTTGGTCTCGTATGCTTTCTCCCAGTAAATCCCCGCCTGCTGAATGGCAGGGAGGCTCCCCCTTGCCTCAGCAGGACCGCAGCAGGCTCTGGGCTTCTGCTGCAGGTCTTGGGCTGCTCGTCCTGCTCAGGGAGCAGTTGGCCAGTGCAACATGGCCTTCGCTCCGCTTGCAGAGGCAGTAGCCAGAAAGGTTTAAAAGCAATCAACAACTGTAAATAAAAGTAAGCCAAGACCAAAACTACTTTTGAAATccaagaaacaaaacacactgGAAAAGTTACCTTTATTCCATAAAAGTCTCTCAAGTTGTCCACAGACTATTTCTAAATTTACCAGAGGTGTTTCCCCATTTGTTTAAATGCCTTCAGTCACCTCCCCATAAGTAAACCTACTTAATTTTCATGCAGGAGAGTAGCCAGAAAGGAACAGGAAGGGTTTGTGAGTCCAGGCCACTTAGATTAACTTTCATTAGGCTCTCTGCTGAGGTTGCTGGCGGGACGCTGTCTGACGTGGCGCAGTCCTCTTCGTTGCAATAGCATGACTACATTTTAATAAGTACTGTAATACGAAAGCACCAGCCTCCCCCCCGCAGCTTGCCGTGCCTGATAGCACCCTTTAGCTGCATACTGCGGGGCTGCTCCTGGCTGCCAGAAACCCCAAGTGAAACGTCCGCGTTTCAGCAGCAGCCCTTGACGTGCAGAGCGGCAGCCCCCACATCCCTTGGGAAATGGGGTGCGAGGGAGGAAAGCACCTGCCCTCCCTCAGCCCGCCCCAGTCCTCACCCAGCCCGGGTAGGAGAGCGCAGGTTTCACCAGCCCCCGGCGTGGGGGGGAGATGCCCGAGCTGCTTCCTCAGCCAAATTTCACCCGACAGCTCTGAAATGCGATGAATGCTCCTTTTCTCCTCGGTGGGAACAGAGAGGGGTGTCAGGAGAAACAGAGTTCAACCAGACCCACGAGCACAAGGCAACGGCGGTGCTCATCCCCTGCAggcacaggggctgcaggagggctagctggggggggggggggacacacacggacGGACACCAGACCACCAGCAGCACCCCTCCTTCCTCGGGTGAGTCCCAAGGGTGATGTGCTTGAACCACGGCCCCCCACTCTCCGGTCCCTCCCAGCAACCGCAACAGAGCAAGCAGCGCTTCCCAGTAGTTGCTATGGCAAACGCTGGATCCTGCCATCACAGCTCAGTTCGGGATCAGTTTTTGCCCAGAAACACACAGATCAaggcattttttttgtcttacaggCTAGTTACCGACAAGAATTTTCCTTAAAGGAAGAccaaaaaaataccttttcccCTCTGAGGGAAAGCAGTGGCAGCAAGGGACCGACCCATTTGCTCCTCTCTCACCTGCTCGGGGAGCTCCAGGCACCCACCCCGGGGCTACGGCTGAGGACGGCACCCTCCTACGCAGCTCCTGCAAATGTCTTCAGTCAATTAGTTCATTTAGGTGGCCCCATGCTTCACTGAGCATTAATTGCACCTAATTGTGCCTGGCTGCTGAATGGCACATAAGCAGCGTCACTTGGATTTTGTAAATTCGTGGTCAGGCTGTCTCGCTGGAAATGGCCGGGGTGCACAACACACCCGTTTTTGGCTTGCAGTCCCCTGCTGTGACTCCGGCCCAAACGACCGCCGAAGAGAAGCCATCTGAAGGTTTGTCTTGGCACGCAGTATGCAGAGCATGGCATACAAAGGCAGCACGTGCACCTATTTTGCTCCTCTCCGCCCTGCCGCCGATACCACACCGGCCAAACCCTCTGACAAAACCATGCGTAGCAACTGATTTAGCAAcactgatttttctccttcaggggaagaaaagaaaaaaaaacgcaCGGACAACAGACAAGCAAGAGATTACACATCCAGGTTATAAAATGAAGCACGATTATATTTTATTCCAGCGTCCCCATCCATCCCCACACATGGAGCCCGCACCCTTGTGCAAAAGCATTTGCTGCCGCGCGGAGCGGATGCATCCAGCCTGGGGCTGCCCAGAAGGCTGATGGGCGAAGAACCACGATTTCAATGGAAATAGCCATTTGTACCATGATCAGATTTGGAGAAGAGGCTCGGCAGTGCCGTCTGCCCTCCTTATTGCTGCTCGACACCAGCAGGGCTCAGGTCAGGAGAGGTTTTGCTAACACGAGCCCGCCTGGGCTCCTATTAAGGCTTAACTGGTGAGGTTCAATGCTACCATTTTCTGTACGTACGCAACACAGCTAAACGCCGATTAAAAACTCCTACGCACAACTACTCCATAGATAACACCACAAGAGAGAAATAAATCGACAGTCGGGGCCATAGGGCAACCTGGGTGGGGAAAAAACACTTCCAAAGGTACAAGTAGCTGTAACAGCATTTATTGCCACATCGCCACACTCGCTATAAAATAAAACCCTTTCCCCCCGCTCTATAAGCATATTGTGAATGATAAAATAAATCAGCAGCGCAAACTGTCGGAAGAAACCAGGGCAGTCAGAGGCCAAGCGCATCCCCgtccccagggagcagaggctCGGAGGGGTCTCGGCCTGGCTCCCTCCCCGTGCGAGCAGGAATGCcacggggctggggcagaggtaTTTTAAACACAGACGTCGAAGCCATACTTTGATGGACGGGAGGAGACTCACTCCTCCAGCTGTCCAGGGAAGAACAGGAGAGACCACCAGGAGCGGGGCTGCAAACAGCCGCCCTCCCCAAGCCTgcaacccttaaaaaaaaaaaaaaatatatatctctaTGTATTATTGCCAACAAAGAGTTTTAAGACCCCCTTGCACCACAGGCAAGATGAATGAATTTGTTGGGCTTGATCTTGTTGTTTTGTTGTGGAAGGGAGGAGCTGGTTtttaagagaaagggaaggggcagACCTGGATACACGGTGTCTGAGGTATGGTCAGAGGAAAAAAGTGCAGCAAAAAGGAGatgcaaaaaaaacaaaaaggaaaaaaaaaagcacttaataGGTTGGCTTTGAACATCTCTCTTGCATGAAAATGATTGTCAAAAGAGTCACTAGTGAAAATAAGTTAAGAAAACATGTTCGCCGTAGAGGTACCTTTCTGCTTGTTTCAACCACAGAAAATTAACCCGAGGTCCATCAAGTGTTTTCCGTTCACCACAGGAATACTCTTTGGAAAGCCCAAGTTGTGTCGTCCCAGCGCACGCCTCCAAGGACGCTGTCCGGTTTGCAGGGCGAAGAGAAGACCCCGAGCCCAACACAGCTACCTGGAGCCTCGCCACATCCGTCAGgggagacggggagggggggactcAGGTCTCCCACGAGTTCACCCCCAAAAAGCCGCCCAGGCGCCCGCTCTCTCCCACGCCAGCATCCCCGCCACGGCACACTACCCGAAGCGAAACTTCAGCCGGTACTTGATGGGGCCGGGGTTGTTCCGAGGCGGGGATGGGGCGACCTTCGGttttggcggcggcggcggcttcttTTCAGGGAGGGTGACGGTGAAGGCAAGCTCGGGGGGCTGCGGCTGCCGAAAGCGGGGGAGGAAATGCGTGGAGACGTGCTGGGGCCGGGCAcgggggctgcagccccgctTGGCTTTGCCCCGCTTGTTGAGTGCCACGTACCACTGCCGGCCCGAGCGCGGGCTGCGGTGGACGGCCGAGGCGTAGGTGTTGTAGCTGTTCTCCTGGAATCGCTCCCGAAACTGGCAGTCCGCCGTGAACCGGGCCTGCGGGGACAGAGCCGGGGGCACCGTTAGCAAAGGGCTGGTTTTACCCGTCCCCTGCCCCGTGACGCTTGCTGGGTTTCTAAGTCTCCCCAAACCGGGTCCAAAGGGGCGAGCAGCAACGTGGGGCACCTGGGAAACCCACTCCGAGGCCACCAGGCACCCAGCAATTTGGAAAACCCCCAACACAGATACTTTCAGTAGCTGCTTGCCACCCAATTTTGGAGTTTCGTGGAAAAAAACAGGCTTggcctgccccagcagcacccttccctcccgccccagctctcctcctgcccttcccacTGACAGGAGGGAGGACACGGCTCCATACCCGCCGTGCTGCAGCCCCATCAAGGACCCTGGGTTTGAGCCCCCCGCTCCATCTCCGTTCCCACCCTCACACCCCGCGCTCAGGCACTGAATCATCACTTAATAATCTGGAAAGGCAATTTGCATGCAGATTTTCATTGCTTCACTGAACATGGCTTTGATTGtattggttggggttttttttctttttccttcttcttcgtCTTAAACGAACTCAGGGCATTTTGTCCCTTGATAACCTGAAGAAATTACGTGCAGCCCAAGAGCATCGCCTCTTACAAACAGGGGGGCCGCGCTGCCTCCCAGATGGCCGGGGCGAAAGGCTTCCCATTGCCCGAGAGGACAGGCTGAACGCTGCCCATAACAGTTCCTTGTTGCTGtcaagggggaggaggaaaaaaaaaaaaaaaaaagcatgcagaaatacaaaaatagaaCGGCAATGCCCCAGCTATGTACCCACAGCCCTGGGACACCTGGCTGCAGCCTCCGGCAGCCCCTCTGAAATCCTTTGCCACGCGGGTATGGTACCTGGTGCCCTGACAGCTTCTCCAGCCGTGCCTGGGGCACCGCAGCCTGATTGCAAAGCAACGCTTCAAAACTATTGACGTGAAAGGGATGCTGAGCTCTCAAGCTTTGAAACCCCCAGCAACAGAGAACAAGACAAAACCCCCAAGCAGTGCTTTATAACCACAGAGAAGGCCCAACTGGCTCAGATCATTTTTAAACTCCTAATTTAACCAGCGAAGTTGCGTGTTACAATACAAGTGACAGAGTCCCCAGCCTGCCATgcgttttttttcctcatagcaCTTTGAATTAAGTCTCCTTTTGCTCTTCGCTTGAAAGAAACGTCACCTTGATGACTCATTTTTGCTTTCCCTGTCTTTTATACATCCTCGATGCTCAGCACAAAAGGCTCTGAAACAGGCCCTGCGTTTCCCAGTGGGATCTGGGCAAACGGCAAGAGCAGGCTTTCTTGGTGTAGGAGATGCCAAGTCGGCTGCCCTGTCCCAAGCATAGAGGCTGGCCGTGGCCGAGGATCCGATACTGAAATCGGATCCAGCGGGCTTTGCGAGCGCTGCTGTGAACAGGAGAAGATGCTCGTGCCCCTGCTCATACGTATTCCTGTGCAGACGGGTAAGCTCGCCGCTGCTTTGCTTGTGCGTAAGCCAAATCTGCATTTCCAGCCTGGCCCAATGTTTTGGGGGCAATGCCACCCCGCAAAGGGAGGTGGCATTAAGAGGGGTGCCCAGCTTCCCGTCTGGAACATCACAGGAAAAGTTCCTGCTTAAAGCAGTTTTGGGGGAACTGCTCCCAAAGAGTCAGAGTAGCATCCATTCCAAAGTGGGATTTGGGGAAGTgggcggggggggtcccagctCTGGACGGGGAGGGATGTCATGGGCTGCACCCGCAGCCAGCGCATGCGGAGGGAAGCCCTCGCCCCCAGATGACAAACCACCCTCAGAAGCCCATCAGCTGCTGCTTCGCCGTCACTCTGACAGGCTTCCCCACCTCCCAACCTCTCAGCTCAGCAACCGCACCGTTTCAGCCAGGGAAAAGGCATTtttcccagcacagggcaggcagcACGGCCACGGTATGCTGGCTGGCCGTCggatttgctctgcagcagctccacAGACAATCACAAAGAGCAATCCTGAAGTCAATTAAATTCCAAAATCCAATTCGACAGAGATTTGCCCCAGTGAGGACCACGGCATTCGGTCGAGTCAGAACAACTCCCGAGAAAGGAAAATTACCTAGGCCCCCTGAGAGCAAGGCTGTTCTCTCGAGTTCGTGCCGGTCCCTGCCGAGACTGACACCAAACCCCCTCCTGCCCGTTTCACGCTAAAAATGTACAAACTGGGGACCGAGGATTTATCAACGAGGAAAAAGCCATCTGTGCGTGCAACTGATAATTGCTGGGATTGCTGTCATTTTCTGAAGCTGGTGCCTCTAAAAATGAACCGCTTGGTAATTTAATTAAGttgccatcaaaaaaaaaaaaaaaaaaaaaaaaaaaaaaaaaaaaagaggagggctGCTGCAAAGCACTGAGCTGGGATAAAGCTGGGCCCTGAGAGCCAGTTTCGAAGGAGCCCGAATCCCTGCAGGAATGACTTTTATCTGCGGTTCAGCACAAAGTCAACGGCGTGACTCCCATATCAAAGCGCTGCCCTGAGTGACGGGCGCAGGACGCGCTTTGTACTGCTCAAAACTCATTAGGCCATGGAATAACTTTATCCTGCCAAGGCAGGAAAGAACAACAGATGCCGGGTTTGCATTATCAGCATTATTTAGCCCAGCAATCTTTAGACATTTGGGTCAAGTTTCTACAAATTTGCGGCTTTCATCCAAGCAGGGCATCGTGTGTCCTCACCCCCCGCTCTGACCCGCCTAATTGAGGTCCCTCTCCGGCTCTGCCCTTTGTGTGCCGACAATTAACCATACACCGATGAGGTTTGATTTAATTTCTGCCTGCACCAGGGCATAAATCAAGGCTTCAGCTCGGATAAGGGGCCCATTGTATGCTGTGAGGGAGGGGAAGCTCTGGAAGGTCCAGGGATCATGCGctgcctgcttctctctcctctgcatcCTTTACCTTCCCactgctctcctcctgctctgcctgtCTCCTGCCCCGTCTACTTCCCTTGTGTTCTCCTCCATGCAGCCATTCCCCGTTTCCCCTAGACGCTATTTCTGCTCCTACTTTGTTTCCTAAAATAAGCAACCATGTGCTCACCCTTTAAGCATCATTAGGTTTCAGGAGCAACACTCCAGTAAGACTCAAGGGAGAGAGGCGAGTTCATAAATCTCACTTGAAGGCAATCTGCGGGCTCGGGCAGCTTAAGCACATCAGTAACATCCGCTTTGCGACCGTGAGGTTTGGCTCATAACCGCAGGGCAGGCAACTGGCTTTTCCCTCTTCCAGGCTATCAGCCCTGAACAGGCTCCCTGGGAACAAACTTGGGCGACAGGTCGTCCAAGATGTTGCCTTAAAAATGCCCTTCTTTGGGTGTTGCACTTACACACACCTTTAAAAGATGATGACTTTCATGTAAGCATGGTAGTtactttcatttgtttaaaagaTCCCTAGAACTAACAGGAAAAACTTAGAAAGCAGCATCTTGAAGttgaaaaaagaagtgaaatcaACTTACAGGATTCATTCAATGCAAAAATCCTGGAAAAAGCACAATTAGACCTGCAGGAGACCTCAACCTTCAGGAAAACAGCCTGCAGAAACAAGAGTTACTGGGATTTTCCCGCTCTAGCTGCAACGCTCCCACACGGGCTGGACCTCACCTGCCCGAAGCCCTGCGTGCAGCCACACACTCTCACCGGGGGACGTCTCTCCCCCACGGGCGAACCCAGCCAAAATGCCAGGGCTGCAGCCCTTTCCCCGCAAGCGCATCGGCTCCCGGCGCCACGCATGCCGCTCTCTGGGAGACATTTGGCTAAAACCGTCTGCATGATCTGCTGCAGAAGTTGCTAAAAATAAACCGGCAATGCTCAAAGAACAAGTCCTTTTGATGCAAACAcccaactgcaaaaaaaaaaaaaaaaaaaaaaaggcacttttcttGGTTAAATGCAGTAAGTAGGGATACGGGCTTTGGGATTTTAGGCTCCACCTGTCCCCTATCTGTCTGCACGGTGCCGATGCCGCCCAGTGTGGAGCCCTCCCAGCAGCCGAAAGGGCTCGGCACGCCGGGGCCCTGCCTGGGAGCATCGCTGCCACGTGCACGTGAAGTTGTCACAAGGCCTTTAATAAACAATACATACTGATAAGCGGGGGGTTTACTTACACTTGCatggagttttcctttttttgacatCGCTAAAAATTTGTTGCTGAAAACTCCTCGTATTCCTACAATCCCCTGAGACAcagcaaatatttccaaaataccTAGGATGACAGAAATCCCAAAATAAATCACAGTTCTTTTCACATTGgtgtgacaaagaaaaaaaaaaaaaaaaaaaatcagtctcataGGTTTGCATTTCCTTTCCACACAACCCTGCTCCTCATCTGCCTGGCTGCACgctctgtccctctgccctgcagacgGACCTGCATCGACTCCACGATGGCTACAGGGtggtggttggtttgggtttttttctttttaaaagctgcGTTTCAGAGGACAATTTCTGACTCAGCTGCGACAGAGCGAGGTCACCCCTGGGGAAATCCCTCTTAAGGGTGGGAAAAGCTCCTTGTGCCTACAGCTAGCTTGCTGAGATCAGCTTGCCCATCCTCCTCCCATATACACCAGACTCTGGAAATAAAGGTGTCACACACGCCATTTGGGGCTAGAAGTACCAATAATGGTTTCTTAGGCCCCTCCTCGCAGCAAGGCTCGGGGAGCGGGGTGCTACACAGCCCAGCCGTGAGAAAACAAGGCACTTTCCCCTCAAAGAGTTACTTTCTGAGCGGGATTGGGCTCTGGCCCCCGGCGGGGCGTGCGTGACCTATAACTCATCTTGCAGAAGACCTTCAACCTCCGAGCATCCTTCAGCAACAGCACTGACACGTTTTGCTTCCCCACACAGCGCAGTGTCTCCCTGGGCAGAGGAAGGGTGGCAGCTGGGGTCGGGCatccgtgtgtcccccccccccgacacccccacTAGCCGAGGGAACCAGGCTAAGCACCGCGTCCCCAACGTGCCCTTCACACCCTGGGAAAAAAGCATTGCtacccccagctgcagccctggggtaGCCCCAGGGGGGGTCTCGGTGACCCCGGCCCCCAAGGAAGGAGCCCACGAGGCCGGCCCCAGCAAAGGGCCACGTGGATTAACGTGCCAAGAGCAAGCATGAAGCCTCTGTTAAATCCCCGAGGCCAAGGGATCGGATCACCACTTCCCATGTTTATTTTAAGGAGGAAGCACAGCTCCCGGAGGCACCCAAGTCCCGGCACCAAGAGCCTGGGGGGCACtttggggggggctggtgggcCACCCCTCCTCACCCCACATGCCCCAGTGTTAGCGACTGCCAGAGACATGGAGCCATGCAGCCCCACTGCAACAAAGCACGTGCCCTCTCCAGCACCCTCCCTGTCCTCAAGGGCACCCCAAAACCTACCGGCCTTTGGGGGTGGTGGCCACGCTGGCTGGGAGACATACTCCCAGTTGATGGGGTGCCCTGGGTCAAGCCCAGTTTCCCAGGGGCCAAAGCTGCggtttccctgccaaaagcaggaCTTCTTCCCCACGGGGGACGGCTCCTCTGGGCAACACCTTGGCacggcctgcccccccccccatcagcacAGCTCCCAGCCAGGGCTGGCTCCGCTCCGAAGTGCGGAGCTGGTGCCACTGTCGCCTTTCCGGGAAGAACACCTCAgattaaagaagaagaaacttcACATAATCCAAGTCCCTGCGAGACAGCTGTGGCATCAAAGGCTGCGCACGTCTCACAAGGGACAGCCCCTCCGCCGTGCCACTGCGGGAcagggtccgggggggggggggggggggggggggcacggcgcaGACAGCCTCTCCAAACTCGCGTCTCCCACAACAGCCCTGGTGTGGACGCCCCGATTTCCCATCCGTCCCCTTTGCAGCCCCTAAGCCCCTCCTGGCCGTGCACCTGCAGTGCTCCTTGAAGCCCCAAGCAGGGTTTCTGGCCTCCCAGCATCCCTGCCCGCAGGCTGCCGTCCTTCACGGGGCCACAGCACAGACCAAGGCCCGAATTTTTCGGTCCAGGCCAGATGTGGCCGTTGCTCGGTGAGCACGCCCGACAGCTGAAGCCACGCGTGCTGCTAGGGTCACCTCAGGCCCCAGCCCTCAGGCTCTTTAAGCGATTTTTCATCCCCGCCTGCCGTTTCATTCCCTCTAACAGGATATCACGGCAACTCCGACCCGAAGGATAAGCCATGAGTTAGCACAGCTTTCTCTCAGGGGAACGTCAGCCTCAGTCCTATTTTTAAACTGCATATATCCTATCGCTGTGCTGGAAGAATGAGAATGCAGAAGGAAGGATGGAAAAGTTACGCGGGGAAAGGACGGGGAAAAGGGCGCGAGGGAGAGCCCGGTGCAGCATCCTCCCCCCGGGCACCCCGACGAGGTGCTGTGGCGGGAGCACAAACCTCGCACCTTCACATCGATCCCCGTGGATTCCTTTCCTCAAGGTGGGCGAAGCCCGCGGGGTGGCACTGCCCAAAGAGAGCAGGGCAGACCTCGCTCTGCTCCCCGGGGCGGCATCCCACCCGACCCCGCGTCCCACCCGAGCCCGCAGGGCgcagcacccccagcacccccccggCCTCAGCCTCCCGGGGCAGGCAGCACCCCAAAATTCACCTTTCCCAAGGCTGCCCGGGCTGCAGCTCGCCCCAGGGGAAGGCGGCAGGCGAGCGAGGGGGTCCCTCACCCCAGAGGAAACAcccccagggatggggatgccGCGGCGCCGGGACCGcaccgtggggggggggggggaatgccccgctgccccccacgCTGGGGCACGGCCAGGCGCCCCCCGGCCTCCCCTTCCCCCCTAACAACCCCCCCCCGGCACTCACTGAGCGGGCTCGCGTCGTGGGCGCCGTCCACCCGGCCGTCGGGGTGCAGCTGGAGGTGGAAGCCGATGCCCACCCGGCAGTacagccggccccgccgccgccccgggcggcTCCGCGGGAAGCGGgtcggccccgccgccgccgc
Encoded proteins:
- the FGF5 gene encoding fibroblast growth factor 5 translates to MSPSFLLLLLLLALPARGRREQVPGGAQPGPAGRNAPVPSFSSSSSSSSSSSSSSSAAAAAAGPTRFPRSRPGRRRGRLYCRVGIGFHLQLHPDGRVDGAHDASPLSILEIFAVSQGIVGIRGVFSNKFLAMSKKGKLHASARFTADCQFRERFQENSYNTYASAVHRSPRSGRQWYVALNKRGKAKRGCSPRARPQHVSTHFLPRFRQPQPPELAFTVTLPEKKPPPPPKPKVAPSPPRNNPGPIKYRLKFRFG